The sequence below is a genomic window from Candidatus Neomarinimicrobiota bacterium.
ATCCTGGAGAATCTGAAAATATGCAGTACTGGGTGCGTCAGATGGCCAGTCTGAACCAGGCTTTCAGGGAAGGGGAATATGACCAGGCCGGGAATGCGGTGTATGAAGTATTCCGGGCTGGAAAGCGAACCCATCAATGGCTGCATGCCCATCATAGTTATTTGAGCAGTGATGATTATTCATGGCAGGATCAGATTGAAACCATAAGGACGCTCTTGCATACAGGGGCACAGCTGGCTGAGAAGGGTAAGAAAGTTCGACATGGTAATCACCATACTCGGGGGATGGTTTCGCTTTTTGAGATATCTACACTATTCAATGAATATGCCAGTGCCAGATTGTGGCAGCACCTGGCTGTTGATGGGGTAACCTGGCACCTTGAGCATGAGATCAATGAGGATGGGTTCCAATTTGAACGCACGGTGCATTACCATAAGGGAGATATTGAGAATTATCTTAGGGTTTGGCAACTTGCTCAGCGAAGTAAGGTCAAATTACCCCCAATATATGAGCAGCAATTCCGAAAAATGTTCCATGCCCTCGTTGTATTGGCACAACCAGATAAATTATTACCTGTTTTACAGGACGATACGGATGCTTTTCATGCCGAAACCAATACAGCGAGTGATGTCATGGCGTTGGGAACCATTCTCTGGCAGGATCCTATTTACGGCTATTTTGTCGATGAAGGTGTTTCTGCCAATTTGTACTGGCTTTTAAATCAGGAAGAGATAGCCTCTCTCTCTAATATTCAAACTCAAAGACCGGAACTATCCTCGACTGCTCTGACCAGTACCGGCTACTATGTCATGCGGAATGGTTGGGCTAAGGACGATGAATACATGGTGATCAATGCTGGTTTATCACCCACTAAACCGGATCATCAACACGCTGATATGCTGGGTTTGGTTGCGTATGCCGACGGCAATGAGATTTTGCCTAATTATCAAGTCAAATACAACAAACCTGATTTTCGGTTCTGGAAGAATAGCTGGACTAAAAGTGTTGTGCTGGTTGATAGTATTCCCCAAGCTCAGAACTGGAAAGGGAACAGCGGGGGATCAGGTTTTGGAAAATGGTTAGATCTGCCTCAGCCTAAGGTTCTTAGCCATCACTTTGGAAATGATATCGATTATTTTGCAGGAACCCATAATGGTTTTGATGCGCAAAACCTTACATACACGAGGGAGGTTCTTTTTGTGAAAGATGGCTTTTGGATAGTTCGAGATGTCTTTCATAACCCGGCTGGAACAGACCACGAATACCAACAGATCTGGCAGGGCCTTTTTACAGAAATTGATAATTCGCAGGTAAAACGGGTGTTTAGTAATGGCTCCGTATTCATTATCAAATCACTTGATGCAGAACCTGTAACTGTTTGGAGGCACGGGAGGTACGCTGACAAAGGCAATGTCATGCGTGTTCAGAATACCGCTGCTAGCGACATTATTATGACTAGTTTACTTCTTTCATCTCAAGCTGATAATGGCAAATTACCTGAAGCTTGGGTAGGGGTAACTCCAGTAAGTCCGGGAAAAATTAATTGGAAACATGCGACCTATTCCGCTACCGCTCTTTTGGTTAGGGAAAATGGAGATTATGTCGCCATTGGTTTGACCAGTATAGTGAATCAAGCCATCCGACATCTTTTCAAACAACCAGTAATTCTGGTGAATATATCTGGCGTTCAAACGATCTATGCCTCAGTATCGACCCATATTGAAAGTCAGAGTGGAGCAGAAGAAACCATCCTTCAAGCAGTCAAATCAGGTGAAATGTGGCGATCAGGTAACTGATATCTACCCAATGGGAATACTATCGGGCGGTTTTTCCCCGATTGGTATTATCCGTATACCCCTATAAAAAATAAAATTCCTAGAATACTTGCGAATCGTGAAGCACAAAGTAACTTAACCGGTAAAGTAACTTAACAGGGATCAACCGTGAGTAAGATAAAACCAGTTACGCTTCAAGATATTGCTACCCGTTTGGGAATCTCAAAAGTATCCGTGTCTAAAGCATTACGACGCCAATCCGATATTGGGCAAGCGACTACCGAGAAAGTCCTAGCCTTAGCTAAGGAGTTGGGCTACCGTCCAAATATCATCGCTCAAAAATTGACTGCAAAACATACCAGGACTATTGGCCTGGTGGTGCCTAAAATTGCTCATCATTTTTTAACTCAGGCCATTGATGCCATATATTTGCTGGCCAATGAAAAAGATTATGAGATTATCATGATGGTCTCAGAGGAAGACGATACCCTGGAACAAAAACATCTGAAGACACTGCTTTCCATGCGTGTGGATGGTCTGTTGATCTCGGTAACAGAGCAGACTAGACAGACCGACATATTTCAAAGGGTGGCTGAGAATGGAACACCCCTAGTCTTTTTTGATCGTGTGATAGAAGATCTGGGCTTTAGCTGTATCACCTCTGCAGATGAGCAGGGTACCTTAGACCTGGTGGATTGTGCCATCGACAAGGGTTATAGGGAGTTAGGACATATAGGTGGCTATCAGAATGTCAGTATCGGTCGATTACGCTA
It includes:
- a CDS encoding LacI family DNA-binding transcriptional regulator; this encodes MSKIKPVTLQDIATRLGISKVSVSKALRRQSDIGQATTEKVLALAKELGYRPNIIAQKLTAKHTRTIGLVVPKIAHHFLTQAIDAIYLLANEKDYEIIMMVSEEDDTLEQKHLKTLLSMRVDGLLISVTEQTRQTDIFQRVAENGTPLVFFDRVIEDLGFSCITSADEQGTLDLVDCAIDKGYRELGHIGGYQNVSIGRLRYKGFLKALENHGLTAADSHVIFGGFSRSDGYSGLQKIHEKGALPQIIFAVTYPVALGVLSYAKEHGIQIPQDLDIVCFGSSNYNSFISPAITGIKQPAQEIGRIALEQVLRQIHDPSTDDRASISVPVKINQAETCIGIKD
- a CDS encoding heparinase II/III family protein produces the protein MLLKNKFVFILLFFICITALFECSGSERTSNLKPIQVIRADEIPSDSVLLYGLVPNIKGLGKVYSARNNGDHQLALKRLAAYFKEAASERYYFNWKHFPEKYASYHKAFPKRLKYHTDRSAEMKAMYAPETHWIRPFKNLRGAEVTAYRLRHLARQSKSRDMVFMYFADPGESENMQYWVRQMASLNQAFREGEYDQAGNAVYEVFRAGKRTHQWLHAHHSYLSSDDYSWQDQIETIRTLLHTGAQLAEKGKKVRHGNHHTRGMVSLFEISTLFNEYASARLWQHLAVDGVTWHLEHEINEDGFQFERTVHYHKGDIENYLRVWQLAQRSKVKLPPIYEQQFRKMFHALVVLAQPDKLLPVLQDDTDAFHAETNTASDVMALGTILWQDPIYGYFVDEGVSANLYWLLNQEEIASLSNIQTQRPELSSTALTSTGYYVMRNGWAKDDEYMVINAGLSPTKPDHQHADMLGLVAYADGNEILPNYQVKYNKPDFRFWKNSWTKSVVLVDSIPQAQNWKGNSGGSGFGKWLDLPQPKVLSHHFGNDIDYFAGTHNGFDAQNLTYTREVLFVKDGFWIVRDVFHNPAGTDHEYQQIWQGLFTEIDNSQVKRVFSNGSVFIIKSLDAEPVTVWRHGRYADKGNVMRVQNTAASDIIMTSLLLSSQADNGKLPEAWVGVTPVSPGKINWKHATYSATALLVRENGDYVAIGLTSIVNQAIRHLFKQPVILVNISGVQTIYASVSTHIESQSGAEETILQAVKSGEMWRSGN